Proteins encoded in a region of the Prunus persica cultivar Lovell chromosome G4, Prunus_persica_NCBIv2, whole genome shotgun sequence genome:
- the LOC18781396 gene encoding uncharacterized protein LOC18781396: MHALWVSLKDNVRCNGNKVADVVGRASEICNRRNSSSGKANSGGEIVHGKETPARELMHRGSFTQAQLYELDIGHPSRNVIEMIVRRATANPSEPSNRIKRVLRVQNSIYTLERFEKYREMVKKMAKQRYMRHPRSTVDGNELLRFYGTTVACCSGKSKRVSELCKAPNCQVCRIIQSNFYTEYSLSNEIQLSTSSEKFSENSIIITRRNKIKRAVIVCRTIAGSMVNMTDKEYEESDSIESQKLLSTSEYLIVRNPSAVLPCFVVVFT, from the exons ATGCATGCTTTGTGGGTGTCTTTGAAGGACAACGTCAGGTGCAATGGGAACAAGGTGGCAGATGTAGTTGGCCGGGCATCTGAAATATGTAACAGAAGAAACAGCAGTTCAGGAAAGGCAAATTCTGGTGGTGAAATTGTTCATGGCAAAGAGACTCCGGCCCGAGAATTGATGCACCGGGGAAGCTTCACACAAGCACAGCTATATG AGCTAGACATTGGACACCCATCAAGGAATGTCATTGAGATGATTGTCCGAAGAGCAACGGCAAATCCATCAGAGCCATCAAACAGGATTAAAAGGGTCCTGAGGGTGCAGAACTCCATATATACGCTTGAAAGGTTTGAGAAGTACAGAGAGATGGTAAAGAAGATGGCCAAACAGAGATATATGAGGCATCCAAGAAGCACAGTAGATGGAAACGAGCTGTTGAGGTTCTATGGCACAACGGTAGCCTGCTGCAGTGGCAAGTCGAAGCGAGTCTCTGAGCTTTGTAAGGCTCCAAATTGTCAAGTTTGCAGGATAATTCAATCAAACTTTTACACAGAATATAGCTTGAGCAATGAGATTCAACTGAGTACAAGTAGCGAAAAATTCAGTGAAAACAGCATTATCATCACAAGGAGGAACAAGATAAAAAGGGCTGTAATAGTTTGCCGGACAATTGCAGGGAGCATGGTTAATATGACAGACAAGGAATATGAAGAGTCTGATTCAATTGAAAGCCAAAAGCTGCTTTCCACTTCAGAATATTTGATAGTGAGGAATCCCTCTGCAGTACTTCCCTGTTTTGTCGTAGTTTTCACCTGA